A genomic stretch from Cloacibacterium caeni includes:
- a CDS encoding endonuclease, with amino-acid sequence MKIKTLLIVGLLFSVANIFAQIPTGYYDGTAGLSGSALKTKLSSIISSGHQTKSYDALDDEYPNSDKDSYYEKDGTVLDIYSENPTETDPYVYQFGVKKCGNYKIEGDCYNKEHIFPQGYFNKASPMVSDIHHIVPTDGKVNGMRSNFPFGNVGSSVSYTSKNGSKLGTSNSVNYSGKVFEPINEFKGDVARMIFYFATRYEAKLKDFDANDILTNTSFPGIQSWELEVLKQWHTQDPVSQREIDRNNAAYTYQGNRNPFIDHQEYVAQIWGTTTPDTENPSTPTNLIVTGSTSSTISLSWTASTDNIMVATYDIYLDGTLKTSSATNSATVTGLNPSTTYTFYIKAKDAAGNISSQSNTVTGTTTENTGGGGNNNNTTCGTENFEGISGTPNTYETINWTSTGITWTATDSISDQTINNKAITVRNGKLSSSPISGGIGNLTVTTQLKFSGTNGSFKLFINGVEKGTIPYSDTVTTTTISNINVSGNVTISIQNNSTTSNRVAFDDLSWTCYNDLATSEIKSNKFSIYPNPVKNNTLFVNGKNIEKINRLEIYNMNGILVQVAEKPFLNKNYLVLKNLPKGMYLLKFDNNSFKFLVE; translated from the coding sequence ATGAAGATTAAAACTTTACTAATTGTAGGACTACTATTTTCTGTAGCAAATATCTTTGCTCAAATTCCTACTGGTTACTATGATGGAACAGCTGGTCTATCAGGTTCAGCTCTTAAAACTAAATTAAGCTCTATTATTTCTAGTGGTCACCAAACCAAATCATATGATGCTTTAGATGATGAATATCCAAATTCAGATAAAGATAGTTATTATGAAAAAGATGGTACTGTTTTAGATATTTATTCTGAAAACCCTACTGAAACTGACCCTTATGTTTACCAATTTGGTGTAAAAAAGTGTGGAAATTACAAAATAGAAGGAGATTGCTATAATAAAGAACATATCTTTCCTCAAGGTTATTTTAACAAAGCATCACCTATGGTATCTGACATACACCATATTGTACCAACAGATGGAAAAGTAAACGGAATGAGAAGTAATTTTCCCTTCGGAAATGTAGGAAGTTCTGTTTCTTATACTTCTAAAAATGGTTCTAAATTAGGTACAAGCAATTCTGTAAACTATAGTGGAAAAGTTTTTGAACCAATAAATGAATTTAAAGGAGATGTTGCAAGAATGATATTTTATTTCGCTACAAGATATGAAGCAAAATTAAAAGATTTTGATGCAAATGATATATTAACTAATACTTCATTTCCTGGAATACAGTCTTGGGAATTAGAAGTTCTTAAACAATGGCACACACAAGATCCTGTATCTCAAAGAGAAATTGATAGAAATAATGCTGCATACACATACCAAGGAAACAGAAACCCTTTTATTGACCATCAAGAATATGTAGCACAAATTTGGGGAACAACAACTCCAGATACAGAAAATCCTTCTACACCAACTAACCTAATAGTTACAGGAAGCACCTCTAGTACAATATCTTTATCTTGGACCGCTTCTACAGATAACATTATGGTAGCTACTTATGACATATATTTAGACGGAACGCTTAAAACTTCATCAGCCACTAATAGTGCAACCGTGACTGGTCTTAATCCGTCTACAACATATACATTTTATATAAAAGCCAAAGACGCTGCAGGAAACATATCTAGTCAAAGCAATACTGTTACAGGAACCACCACAGAAAATACTGGCGGCGGCGGAAATAACAATAATACCACTTGTGGCACAGAAAATTTCGAGGGAATTAGCGGAACTCCTAATACTTATGAAACCATAAATTGGACCAGCACTGGAATCACATGGACAGCAACGGATTCTATATCCGACCAAACAATTAATAATAAAGCAATTACGGTAAGAAATGGCAAATTAAGTTCTTCACCTATTTCAGGAGGAATCGGAAATTTAACTGTAACGACACAACTTAAATTCTCTGGAACAAATGGAAGTTTTAAATTATTTATTAATGGTGTTGAAAAAGGAACAATCCCATACTCAGACACTGTAACTACCACTACCATTTCAAACATCAATGTTTCGGGGAATGTAACGATTAGCATACAAAATAATAGCACAACCTCTAACAGAGTGGCTTTTGATGATTTAAGTTGGACTTGCTATAACGATTTAGCTACCTCAGAAATAAAATCTAACAAATTCAGCATTTATCCGAATCCTGTTAAGAATAACACACTTTTCGTTAACGGAAAAAACATTGAAAAAATTAATAGACTAGAAATTTATAATATGAATGGAATTTTAGTTCAAGTGGCAGAAAAACCCTTTTTGAATAAAAATTACTTAGTTCTTAAAAATTTACCTAAAGGAATGTATTTACTAAAATTTGACAATAACTCTTTCAAATTTTTAGTAGAATAA
- a CDS encoding shikimate dehydrogenase family protein, producing MEKSVKLGLVGRNISYSFSKKYFEQKFQKLFLKNHSYEVFDIENLQNIPEIFQTENLVGLNVTIPYKEQIIPYLDELSEEAQEIGAINCISIKNGKTKGFNTDAFGFEKTLLLHKKPHQKSAIVLGNGGAAKAIQFVLKKNNIPFITVSRTTEINYQNLTENQVLENLIIIQCTPVGTFPNVEETLHFPFENITENHLVIDLIYNPTLSKFLKNAAEKGAKTINGYFMLEQQAEKAWEIWNEEL from the coding sequence ATGGAAAAATCAGTAAAATTAGGTTTGGTAGGAAGAAATATTTCCTACTCGTTTTCAAAAAAATATTTCGAACAGAAATTTCAAAAACTTTTCTTGAAAAACCATTCCTATGAAGTATTTGACATCGAAAATCTTCAGAATATTCCTGAAATTTTTCAGACCGAAAATCTTGTAGGACTTAATGTGACTATTCCATACAAAGAACAAATCATTCCTTATCTAGACGAACTGAGCGAAGAAGCCCAAGAAATAGGCGCCATCAACTGTATTTCCATCAAAAACGGGAAAACAAAAGGGTTTAATACTGATGCATTTGGCTTTGAAAAAACACTTCTTCTGCACAAAAAACCACACCAAAAATCTGCCATTGTTTTAGGAAATGGCGGTGCTGCAAAAGCCATTCAATTTGTGTTAAAAAAGAATAATATTCCGTTTATTACCGTTTCTAGAACTACAGAAATCAATTATCAGAATCTCACTGAAAATCAAGTTTTAGAAAACCTCATCATCATACAATGCACACCTGTAGGAACTTTTCCTAATGTAGAAGAAACGCTTCATTTCCCATTTGAAAATATTACAGAAAATCATCTCGTTATCGATTTAATTTACAACCCTACTCTTTCTAAATTTCTAAAAAACGCTGCCGAAAAAGGTGCAAAAACCATTAACGGTTATTTCATGCTAGAACAACAAGCCGAAAAAGCTTGGGAAATTTGGAATGAAGAACTGTAA
- a CDS encoding DUF349 domain-containing protein, translating to MITDNPNSEAQENIVNPNEETANQSVAPQESHDSEVHEEETHDMVEHHEHEKMTSGELMTKLEALINAEDAGANHKKFNAVKEMLLHKINLESEDQKEADAHYEHPLQSKVSALSNIFKEKYDVFHRKQESEQKDNLEKRISIIEKLKNLYTHSEPNTNLFRAIREIKEEWSNAGQVAKSEFKNLNNNYFYHLNNFYQMLDLNKEYREQEYAHNLEKRQHIIARAKELQNEPVVQKALNELQFLHKLWKEEAEPVAEEFRDKTWEEFKEISNKIHERKSELLAVIEGEQQANLEKKNQIIETIKKLTSPDKAPNHNYWQNAINTVESLRADFLKLGSVPRKISNQNWNEFKLALRAFNAKKNEFYKGLKNSQHTNLEEKLKLIQTAQDNMNSEDWEIAVPLFKKLQEDWKKIGHVPRSMTNKVWDDFREACNTFFNNYRTKNNAVTDDWKENYRQKRALLDELKEIGDEEGSVEKIENIKTAWNNIGKVPRDKMAINTEFNKTMREKLRLNKINEFDLKEEGLTESQLTDKARKIKNQVADLEAEIVKLENNLGFFGKVSRDNPLLKDTFDKIDDKKAQLEMLKQSLHHIISGE from the coding sequence ATGATTACAGATAACCCTAATTCTGAAGCTCAAGAGAACATTGTAAATCCAAACGAAGAAACTGCTAATCAATCTGTTGCTCCTCAAGAAAGCCATGATTCAGAAGTTCATGAAGAAGAAACTCATGATATGGTAGAACACCACGAACATGAAAAAATGACTTCGGGAGAATTAATGACTAAGTTAGAAGCACTGATTAATGCAGAAGATGCAGGAGCTAATCATAAAAAATTTAATGCAGTAAAAGAAATGCTTCTTCACAAAATAAACCTAGAAAGTGAAGACCAAAAAGAAGCAGATGCACATTATGAACACCCTCTTCAATCAAAAGTTTCTGCACTGAGCAATATTTTCAAAGAAAAATATGATGTTTTCCACAGAAAACAAGAATCTGAGCAAAAAGACAATCTCGAAAAGAGAATCTCAATCATAGAAAAATTAAAAAATCTTTACACGCATTCTGAACCAAACACCAATCTTTTCCGCGCCATCAGAGAAATTAAAGAAGAATGGAGCAACGCTGGACAAGTAGCAAAATCAGAATTCAAAAATCTTAACAATAATTATTTCTACCATTTGAATAATTTCTATCAAATGTTAGACTTAAATAAAGAATACAGAGAGCAAGAATACGCTCATAATCTAGAAAAAAGACAGCATATTATTGCCAGAGCCAAAGAATTACAAAACGAACCTGTAGTACAAAAAGCATTAAACGAATTACAGTTTTTGCACAAACTTTGGAAAGAAGAAGCAGAACCAGTTGCTGAAGAATTCCGTGATAAAACTTGGGAAGAATTCAAAGAAATTTCTAACAAAATCCACGAAAGAAAATCAGAATTATTAGCCGTAATAGAAGGTGAACAACAAGCAAATCTTGAGAAGAAAAATCAAATCATCGAAACAATTAAAAAACTGACTTCTCCAGATAAAGCTCCGAATCATAATTATTGGCAAAACGCCATCAACACAGTAGAAAGTCTAAGAGCAGACTTCTTAAAATTAGGAAGCGTTCCTAGAAAAATTTCTAACCAGAACTGGAACGAATTTAAACTAGCACTTAGAGCTTTCAATGCGAAGAAAAATGAATTCTACAAAGGCCTTAAAAACTCTCAGCATACCAATTTAGAGGAAAAACTGAAGCTTATACAAACCGCTCAGGATAATATGAATTCTGAAGATTGGGAAATTGCAGTTCCATTGTTCAAAAAATTACAAGAAGACTGGAAAAAAATAGGTCACGTTCCTAGAAGTATGACCAATAAAGTTTGGGATGATTTCCGTGAAGCTTGCAACACGTTTTTCAACAATTACAGAACTAAAAACAATGCTGTAACAGACGACTGGAAAGAAAATTACAGACAAAAACGTGCGCTTTTAGATGAATTAAAAGAAATTGGCGACGAAGAAGGAAGCGTAGAAAAAATTGAAAACATTAAAACTGCTTGGAACAACATCGGAAAAGTACCAAGAGATAAAATGGCTATCAATACAGAGTTTAATAAAACGATGAGAGAGAAATTAAGACTGAACAAAATCAATGAATTTGATTTGAAAGAAGAAGGTCTTACTGAATCTCAATTAACTGATAAAGCTAGAAAAATCAAGAATCAAGTAGCTGATTTAGAAGCAGAAATTGTAAAATTAGAAAACAACTTAGGCTTCTTTGGCAAAGTATCTCGTGATAATCCTTTATTGAAAGATACTTTTGATAAAATTGATGACAAGAAAGCTCAGTTAGAAATGTTAAAACAAAGCCTTCACCACATTATTTCTGGAGAATAA
- the ribD gene encoding bifunctional diaminohydroxyphosphoribosylaminopyrimidine deaminase/5-amino-6-(5-phosphoribosylamino)uracil reductase RibD, whose amino-acid sequence MNHEIYIKRCIELAKKATGKTYPNPLVGAVIVHNDVIIGEGFHQKAGEPHAEINAINSVQNPELLPESTIYVSLEPCAHFGKTPPCSLKLKEIGFKKVVIGAMDSHDKVNGKGKKILMDAGIETVSGILEDECRDLNKRFFTFHEKKRPYLILKWAESKDGFIDQDFKPTKISNELASQFVHQIRSEEHAILVGTQTALNDNPSLTTRLVEGRNPVRILIDFDLKVPRNFKIYNDEAPTLVFNQEKETEEENVKFIKISKENFMEELMQKLYENQIQSVLVEGGSRTLQTFIDQNLWDEIIIIKNENLLLENGTKAPKFNGKSTEEKTMRDNVVSFFS is encoded by the coding sequence ATGAATCACGAAATTTACATAAAACGCTGCATAGAACTTGCCAAAAAAGCTACTGGAAAAACATACCCAAATCCTTTAGTCGGCGCAGTAATTGTTCATAACGATGTCATCATTGGCGAAGGTTTTCACCAAAAAGCGGGTGAACCTCATGCAGAAATAAACGCCATCAATTCTGTACAAAATCCAGAACTTTTACCCGAGTCTACCATTTATGTTTCTCTAGAACCTTGTGCGCATTTCGGGAAAACACCGCCTTGTTCATTGAAATTAAAAGAAATTGGTTTTAAGAAAGTGGTGATTGGCGCAATGGACAGCCATGATAAAGTAAACGGAAAAGGCAAAAAAATCCTTATGGATGCAGGAATAGAAACCGTCTCGGGAATTTTGGAAGATGAATGTAGAGATTTAAACAAAAGATTTTTCACTTTCCATGAGAAAAAGCGTCCTTATTTGATTTTGAAATGGGCAGAAAGTAAAGACGGTTTTATCGACCAAGATTTCAAACCTACAAAAATATCTAATGAATTAGCTTCTCAATTTGTACATCAAATCAGAAGTGAGGAACATGCTATTTTGGTGGGAACTCAAACTGCATTGAATGACAATCCTAGTTTAACTACTCGATTAGTGGAAGGTAGAAATCCTGTGAGAATTTTGATTGATTTTGATTTAAAAGTTCCTAGAAATTTTAAAATTTATAATGATGAAGCGCCTACTTTGGTTTTCAATCAAGAAAAAGAGACAGAAGAAGAAAATGTAAAATTCATTAAAATTTCTAAAGAAAATTTCATGGAAGAATTGATGCAAAAACTTTACGAAAATCAGATTCAATCGGTTTTAGTAGAAGGAGGAAGCAGAACTTTACAAACTTTTATTGACCAAAATCTTTGGGATGAAATCATTATCATTAAAAACGAAAATCTCCTATTAGAAAATGGCACAAAAGCTCCTAAATTTAATGGAAAATCGACTGAAGAAAAGACAATGAGAGATAATGTAGTTTCTTTTTTTTCATAA
- a CDS encoding phage tail protein has translation MKKILLFFVFVFFSSTTTAKAQMEPYIGQITIFPYNFEPRGWALCDGRLLPIAQNTALFSLLGTTYGGDGRTTFALPDLRGRIVVGIGNGPGLTPKTLGEMGGTETNTLLISNLPPHNHAIKAVTSEGNQSSPTNNLPADTKTLDKEYSSATANTTMNPTMVGNTGNGTPVNNMQPYLSIGYYIALEGIYPSRN, from the coding sequence ATGAAAAAAATTCTATTATTTTTTGTATTTGTATTTTTCAGCAGTACAACTACCGCAAAAGCACAAATGGAGCCCTATATCGGGCAAATTACCATTTTCCCTTACAACTTTGAACCTAGAGGTTGGGCTTTATGCGATGGAAGACTATTACCCATCGCTCAGAACACTGCATTATTTTCACTTTTAGGTACAACCTATGGTGGTGATGGAAGAACTACTTTTGCTTTACCAGATTTAAGAGGAAGAATAGTAGTAGGAATTGGTAATGGACCTGGTTTAACCCCTAAAACTTTAGGAGAAATGGGTGGTACAGAAACAAATACGTTATTAATTTCTAATCTACCTCCTCACAATCATGCCATTAAAGCTGTTACTTCTGAAGGAAATCAAAGTTCGCCAACCAACAATCTTCCTGCAGATACTAAAACATTAGACAAAGAATATTCTAGTGCTACCGCAAACACTACAATGAACCCAACAATGGTAGGTAACACAGGAAACGGCACTCCTGTAAATAATATGCAACCTTATCTATCAATAGGCTATTACATTGCTTTAGAAGGCATTTATCCATCAAGAAATTAA
- a CDS encoding T9SS type A sorting domain-containing protein, whose translation MKKLLFLLFFTSLAYSQTITFSGCTNLFETQTYVFNKISTDVYGRNVYQTTPIDGAQECGGLGTCEFQISWNNNDNRWEFLADTGNGDFINPYLIYHNTSASIPNPPNLTLGVWTENTAVTEGNCGGNLTSGNGTLTGAVQSTNLSIEELSKNKLLLTSNPVKNSLDILSPLNQDAELFDSQGKLVKKFNLKKGQNNFDVSNLNTGIYLLKTNSETLKLIKN comes from the coding sequence ATGAAAAAGTTATTATTTTTACTTTTTTTTACATCGTTAGCTTATTCACAAACGATAACATTTTCGGGTTGTACTAACTTATTTGAAACCCAAACTTATGTTTTCAATAAAATAAGCACTGATGTTTACGGGCGAAACGTTTACCAAACCACTCCAATAGATGGTGCACAGGAATGTGGCGGGTTAGGAACTTGCGAATTCCAAATTTCTTGGAACAACAATGATAACAGATGGGAATTTTTAGCGGATACTGGAAATGGAGATTTTATTAATCCATATCTCATTTATCATAATACTTCTGCTTCTATACCCAATCCACCAAATTTAACATTAGGAGTTTGGACAGAAAACACCGCTGTTACAGAAGGAAATTGTGGAGGGAATCTCACTTCAGGAAACGGAACACTTACCGGAGCAGTACAAAGCACCAATCTGAGCATAGAAGAATTATCAAAAAATAAACTTTTACTGACTTCTAATCCGGTAAAAAATTCTCTTGATATTCTTTCTCCTCTTAATCAAGATGCTGAGTTATTTGATTCTCAAGGAAAATTAGTTAAAAAGTTTAACCTTAAAAAAGGACAAAACAACTTTGATGTTTCTAATCTTAACACCGGAATTTATTTACTAAAAACCAACTCAGAAACATTAAAATTGATTAAAAACTAA
- a CDS encoding IMPACT family protein produces MQYNYTTIKSEVRDILLKEKGSKFIGFAFPVNNEKELKTALDNLKEEHPKATHHCYAFRIGINGENYRANDDGEPSGSAGLPIYNQLLAHNLTNVLVVIIRYYGGTKLGVSGLVKTYKESTKYTLEHAEIITKELETELEIQFKFSQQNIIFSLLNKFDAKVMNFDAQEDCMITARLNLSEKEKISELLSEIQYVNFKFLE; encoded by the coding sequence ATGCAATACAATTACACCACCATAAAATCTGAAGTTCGAGATATTTTGCTCAAAGAAAAAGGGAGCAAATTTATCGGCTTTGCATTTCCTGTCAATAACGAAAAGGAACTCAAAACTGCTCTGGATAATTTGAAAGAAGAACATCCAAAAGCTACACATCATTGTTATGCTTTCAGAATAGGAATTAATGGTGAAAATTACCGCGCAAATGATGACGGAGAACCTTCAGGAAGTGCTGGTTTACCTATTTACAATCAACTTCTCGCTCACAATCTCACCAATGTTTTAGTGGTAATCATTCGTTATTATGGTGGAACCAAATTAGGCGTTTCTGGTTTAGTAAAAACATATAAAGAAAGCACCAAATATACTTTGGAACACGCAGAAATTATCACCAAAGAATTAGAAACCGAACTAGAAATTCAATTCAAATTTTCTCAACAAAACATCATTTTTTCTCTTCTCAATAAATTTGATGCAAAAGTCATGAATTTCGATGCACAAGAAGATTGTATGATAACAGCAAGGCTCAATTTGTCCGAAAAAGAAAAAATCTCGGAACTTTTGTCCGAGATTCAATATGTAAATTTTAAATTTTTAGAATAA
- a CDS encoding zinc metallopeptidase: protein MTGYYLILGALMLVSWLVSARLKSKFQHYSKVHLRNGMSGKEIAEKMLRDNGIHDVQVISVPGQLTDHYNPVNKTVNLSEGVYMQRNAAAAAVAAHECGHAVQHAVGYSMLQLRSKLVPLVNISSTLSQFVIFAGISVMIASRSIQNPQGNTTVLAIGVLLFAVTTLFAFITLPVEYDASKRALAWLENSGTLGREEHAAAEDSLKWAARTYVVAALGSLAQLLYWASMLFGGRRE, encoded by the coding sequence ATGACAGGTTATTATTTAATTTTAGGAGCGCTAATGCTCGTGAGTTGGTTGGTTTCGGCTAGATTGAAGTCGAAATTTCAACATTATTCCAAAGTCCATCTCAGAAATGGAATGTCTGGGAAAGAAATTGCCGAAAAAATGCTTCGAGATAATGGAATTCATGATGTTCAAGTGATTTCGGTTCCTGGTCAATTAACGGATCATTATAATCCAGTAAATAAAACAGTAAATCTTTCTGAAGGAGTTTACATGCAGAGAAATGCAGCTGCAGCAGCGGTTGCCGCTCATGAATGTGGTCACGCTGTACAACATGCAGTTGGTTACTCTATGTTACAACTTCGGTCTAAATTGGTTCCGTTGGTAAATATTAGTTCTACGCTTTCTCAGTTTGTGATTTTTGCAGGGATTTCTGTAATGATTGCTTCTAGAAGTATTCAGAATCCACAAGGAAATACTACAGTTTTGGCGATTGGTGTTTTACTTTTTGCAGTAACTACACTTTTTGCGTTCATCACTTTACCAGTAGAGTACGATGCGAGTAAAAGAGCGCTAGCTTGGTTAGAAAATTCTGGAACTTTAGGTAGAGAAGAGCATGCTGCGGCTGAAGATTCTCTAAAATGGGCGGCGAGAACTTATGTAGTAGCAGCGCTAGGTTCATTAGCACAATTGCTTTATTGGGCGTCAATGCTTTTCGGAGGAAGAAGAGAGTAA
- a CDS encoding GNAT family N-acetyltransferase translates to MSEVKIIQVTTEKQLSDFIKFPMNLYKNNQNYVPSLIKDEKSIWNKEENPALAYSEAKQFLAYKDDEIVGRIAVMINHKEAQELGIEKVRFGWLDFIDDEAVSKALIDTAITYAKEKNIKKIEGPMGFTNLDKAGMLTFGFDRLATMIGIYNFSYYPKHLEKLGLVKEKEWVEFEIMFPDVLPDKVEKFSQLIAEKYQLKTIKFNSKEEILPLVEPMFKLLDETYKNLSTYTPITDEQILHYKEKYFGFIDKDYIICITDKDDKLISFAITMPSYSRALQKANGSLLPFGWYHLLNAGRKNERANFYLIGIHPEYQRRGVTAIIFKEIWKTFKKKGVKFLETNPELEENKNIQLLWQDYNPVNHKRRRTYSLEF, encoded by the coding sequence ATGTCTGAAGTAAAAATCATTCAAGTTACTACCGAAAAACAATTATCAGATTTTATCAAATTTCCGATGAATCTGTACAAAAATAATCAAAATTATGTACCATCTTTAATCAAAGATGAGAAAAGCATTTGGAATAAAGAAGAAAACCCCGCTCTTGCCTATTCCGAAGCTAAGCAATTTTTGGCTTATAAAGATGATGAAATCGTAGGAAGAATTGCCGTGATGATTAATCACAAAGAAGCCCAAGAACTCGGCATAGAAAAAGTAAGATTCGGGTGGTTAGATTTTATAGATGATGAAGCCGTTTCTAAAGCTCTCATTGACACTGCTATTACTTACGCCAAAGAAAAAAATATCAAAAAAATAGAAGGACCGATGGGTTTTACCAATCTAGACAAGGCAGGAATGCTCACTTTCGGGTTTGACAGATTGGCAACGATGATTGGAATTTACAATTTCAGTTATTATCCAAAACATTTAGAAAAATTGGGATTGGTGAAAGAAAAAGAATGGGTAGAATTTGAAATTATGTTTCCTGATGTTTTACCAGATAAAGTTGAAAAATTCAGCCAACTCATCGCAGAAAAATATCAACTAAAAACCATAAAATTCAATTCTAAAGAAGAAATTCTTCCTTTAGTAGAACCGATGTTTAAGTTACTAGACGAAACATACAAAAATCTTTCTACTTACACTCCAATTACTGATGAGCAAATCCTGCATTACAAAGAAAAATACTTCGGTTTTATAGATAAAGACTACATTATCTGCATAACTGATAAGGATGACAAGTTAATTTCTTTTGCGATTACCATGCCTTCATATTCCAGAGCTTTGCAAAAAGCCAATGGTAGTTTATTACCATTCGGATGGTATCATTTACTAAACGCTGGCAGAAAAAACGAAAGAGCTAACTTTTATTTGATAGGAATTCATCCAGAATACCAAAGAAGAGGAGTTACCGCTATTATTTTTAAAGAAATCTGGAAAACTTTTAAGAAAAAAGGGGTGAAATTTTTAGAGACCAATCCAGAGCTTGAAGAGAACAAAAACATACAGTTACTTTGGCAAGACTATAATCCGGTAAACCACAAGAGACGAAGAACTTACTCTTTAGAATTTTAA
- a CDS encoding NADH-quinone oxidoreductase subunit A, which translates to MNLPDNYIPVLIQAAVGLGFVLFTLYASHNWGPKRHTSGATKDDTFECGIEVEGNARTPFSVKYFLTAILFVLFDIEIVFFYPYAVNFKELGFEGFLAVTTFIAIFFIGFFYVLKRGALDWNK; encoded by the coding sequence ATGAATTTACCTGATAATTATATCCCTGTTCTTATTCAGGCGGCAGTAGGCTTAGGTTTTGTGTTATTTACTTTATACGCATCACACAATTGGGGTCCTAAAAGACACACTTCTGGAGCTACTAAAGATGACACTTTCGAGTGTGGAATTGAAGTAGAAGGAAATGCAAGAACTCCGTTTTCTGTAAAATATTTTCTTACCGCTATTTTATTCGTTTTATTCGACATAGAAATTGTTTTTTTCTATCCTTACGCTGTAAATTTTAAAGAATTAGGATTTGAAGGATTCCTTGCTGTAACTACGTTTATAGCAATCTTCTTCATAGGATTTTTCTATGTACTAAAACGTGGAGCTTTAGATTGGAATAAGTAA
- a CDS encoding NADH-quinone oxidoreductase subunit B: protein MSDNKPVINTNAPAPPGIEGEGFFAGKLSDIIGMARKFSLWPLPFATSCCGIEFMATMAPNYDLSRFGAERMSFSPRQADILLVCGTISKKLAPVLKQVYTQMAEPRWVVAVGACASSGGIFDTYSVLQGIDKIIPVDVYVPGCPPRPEQILEGYMQVQALAENESLRRRDLPEYKALLESYGIK from the coding sequence ATGTCAGATAATAAACCTGTAATCAATACTAATGCACCTGCGCCTCCAGGAATAGAAGGTGAAGGTTTTTTCGCAGGAAAATTAAGCGATATTATCGGTATGGCTCGTAAGTTTTCGCTTTGGCCATTACCATTTGCTACTTCTTGTTGTGGTATCGAATTTATGGCAACTATGGCTCCTAACTATGATTTATCTAGATTCGGGGCAGAGAGAATGAGTTTCTCGCCAAGACAAGCAGATATCCTACTGGTTTGTGGTACTATTTCTAAAAAATTAGCTCCAGTTCTTAAACAAGTTTATACACAGATGGCAGAACCAAGATGGGTAGTTGCTGTAGGTGCTTGTGCAAGTAGTGGTGGTATTTTTGATACTTATTCTGTTTTACAAGGAATTGATAAAATTATTCCTGTAGATGTATATGTTCCAGGATGCCCACCAAGACCAGAACAAATTCTTGAAGGTTACATGCAAGTACAAGCTTTGGCAGAAAACGAAAGCTTAAGAAGAAGAGATTTACCAGAATACAAAGCTTTATTAGAAAGCTACGGAATTAAGTAA
- a CDS encoding NADH-quinone oxidoreductase subunit C, producing the protein MTSEFVLEAINREFPEAVISSSEPYGFLTVEVKKEELKKVIHHLKESSLNFMFLTDICGIHYPDHKEKELGVIYHLHNLQENFRIRIKSFFPKDNAEVDSITDLYSGANWMERETYDFYGITFKGHPDLRVILNMEELGYHPLLKEYALEDGTRTDKDDSMFGR; encoded by the coding sequence ATGACAAGCGAATTTGTTTTAGAAGCCATCAATAGAGAATTTCCAGAAGCAGTGATTTCTTCGTCTGAACCTTATGGATTTCTTACTGTAGAAGTAAAAAAAGAAGAGCTTAAAAAAGTGATTCATCACCTTAAAGAGTCTTCTCTTAATTTTATGTTCCTTACAGATATTTGTGGTATTCATTATCCAGACCATAAGGAGAAGGAACTTGGAGTAATCTATCACCTTCATAATTTACAAGAAAATTTTAGAATAAGAATCAAAAGCTTTTTCCCAAAAGATAATGCCGAGGTAGATTCTATCACAGACTTGTATTCAGGAGCCAATTGGATGGAAAGAGAAACATATGATTTCTACGGAATTACGTTTAAAGGTCACCCAGATTTAAGAGTTATTCTAAATATGGAAGAACTAGGGTATCACCCTCTTCTAAAAGAATATGCACTAGAAGATGGAACCAGAACTGACAAAGACGACTCTATGTTCGGTAGATAA